A single Anas acuta chromosome 27, bAnaAcu1.1, whole genome shotgun sequence DNA region contains:
- the LOC137845362 gene encoding collagen alpha-4(VI) chain-like isoform X1, translating into MDGELQQLWARRLPEAGAVPPLSPALGGRAACAGPAGSPSHAGAMGPCRGRFLAVLLILVATGAWSQEEAPCALHVLVALDVTDFQQSNLQPYLERVLRDLAALESLTCRPLSLHLSLQSVGQGGDTIFQGGLWEPWADVLRRLARAHAFQRSYFNQLALQSFLGTLARQEEDTKALLVLTDGLDDEVQRMKEVATAAWLQDQADLLLTVAVNNATRLGELQQLEFGRRMGNGQQLTIDMPEAGGHVAQELLALAERTCCGTCPCTCVGLPGLRGPSGPLGSKGVAGSKGRAGDEGEHGHSGEQGPAGLRGSRGMQGCPGQCGAKGAVGHPGEQGPPGEAGSDGVDGERGEAGTPGHPGEKGTRGRQGQKGSRGARGEKGPPGPRGEVGPPGRSSLEPSPPGWRGEGGPQGDPGPDGPQGPPGPPGPPAHPTSCQKGQPGVQGKKGNRGSAGQGGEKGHEGAQGVPGPRGTKGVSGSPGSRGIQGAPGAEGPVGAAGPTGPKGDKGQEGAKGRKGNAGPRGPKGAVGEIGCDRRGAPGRQGAKGVRGLPGFPGVQGQRGERGARGDKGRRGLPGRMGEPGSKGETGSHGSLGPPGVMGPKGSPGVPPSTPCELKAFIRQRCASSSLSCPLFPTELVLVLETSSTVPPPLFSRMKELLALLLSDLHVSPAGCPAGARVAVLSYAASPSYLLRFGEAQSGAALLGRLRRLSPSRSSQRGRLASAMRFVGLHTLKRVRRAVLGRKVALFVTSGRNQALEGVGEVALQYEALGIVPVVLTFSPLPEVVRAFQVNSLFQVLQLSTTDPDRDTELLQQTLLPCVLCFDLCHPESCPAAVPPRNPLRLDADLALVVDNAALPARSLEAVAELFGNLLGRLQPAQRGARVTLVLTGPTAPQQGLGEVDLGLQSPREQLRERLRLALVPRVAAVAPGGAVAWALRHVFPGGTRGRLRVLFVVGTGNGVLWDGEARQALVPFSRCRDFGVLVLSLGRNGTERPEAAVPEVLAGWRHHELRLGSVQGPEMGYAERMALGFLRSLWAESSRHPSTPGCPQGPSPSGANTTEPSPGTPAQTPESLSVPLRGLPTASPSPGKGRRAVVVPGLCALDKDPGTACADFSLRWYHRRDTGTCERFWYGGCGGNANRFGTQKDCVHTCVGTGPRGAGEGNATRAACLEARDAGPCRSYSPKWFFEEPGRCSLFWYGGCGGSRNRFESREQCEALCVAPGAGGSRDPLPKNSSSCAPGC; encoded by the exons ATGgatggggagctgcagcagctctgggccCGCCGGCTCCCCGAGGCAGGTGCCGTGCCGCCGCTCAGCCCTGCCTTGGGAGGACGAGCTGCTTGCGCAGGACCAGCCGGCTCCCCGAGCCACGCCGGGGCCAtggggccgtgccggggccgCTTCCTCGCCGTTCTGCTCATCCTGGTAGCCACCGGGGCTTGGAGCCAGGAGGAGG CGCCGTGCGCCCTGCACGTGCTGGTGGCCCTGGACGTCACCGATTTCCAGCAGTCCAACCTCCAGCCCTACCTGGAGCGCGTCCTGCGGGACCTGGCCGCCTTGGAGAGCCTCACCTGCCGCCCGCTCAGCCTCCACCTCAGCCTGCAAAGCGTCGGGCAAGGGGGGGACACCATCTTCCagggggggctgtgggagccCTGGGCGGATGTGCTGCGGCGCCTGGCGCGGGCGCACGCCTTCCAGCGCTCCTACTTCAACCAGCTGGCCCTGCAGAGCTTCCTCGGCACCCTGGCACGCCAGGAGGAGGACACCAAG GCGCTGCTGGTGCTGACAGACGGGCTGGATGACGAGGTGCAGCGGATGAAGGAGGTGGccacagcagcctggctgcaaG ACCAGGCCGACCTGCTGCTGACCGTGGCCGTGAACAACGCCAcgaggctgggggagctgcagcagctggaattTGGGCGGCGGATGGGGAACGGGCAGCAGCTCACCATCGACATGCCCGAGGCTGGCGGGCACGTGGCGCAGGAGCTG CTGGCACTGGCGGAGAGGACGTGCTGTGGGACGTGTCCCTGCACCTGCGTGGGGCTGCCCGGCCTTCGGGGCCCCAGTGGCCCCTTGGGGAGCAAG GGGGTGGCCGGCAGCAAGGGACGTGCTGGAGACGAAGGCGAGCACGGGCACAGC ggggagcagggacCAGCAGGTCTGCGGGGTAGCCGAGGGATGCAGGGATGCCCGGGGCAGTGTGGAGCGAAG GGCGCCGTGGGTCACCCCGGGGAGCAG GGACCTCCTGGAGAAGCCGGCTCCGACGGGGTGGACGGGGAGCGG gGCGAAGCGGGGACCCCCGGGCACCCCGGAGAGAAGGGGACCCGCGGGAGGCAG GGGCAGAAAGGCTCCCGGGGTGCCCGGGGGGAGAAGggacccccaggtccccgcgGAGAGGTG GGACCACCCGGGAGGAGCAGCCTCGAACCCAGCCCCCCGgggtggagaggagaggggggccCCCAG GGTGACCCCGGTCCAGACGGTCCCCAGGGGCCACCAGGGCCACCGGGCCCCCCGGCTCACCCG ACCTCGTGCCAAAAAGGGCAGCCGGGAGTGCAG GGCAAGAAGGGGAACCGCGGCAGCGCCGGGCAGGGGGGCGAGAAGGGGCACGAAGGCGCACAG GGGGTGCCGGGGCCACGAGGGACAAAAGGTGTCAGCGGCAGCCCGGGGAGCAGAGGAATTCAG GGTGCGCCCGGAGCCGAGGGTCCTGTGGGAGCTGCGGGGCCAACCGGCCCCAAAGGGGACAAG GGCCAGGAAGGAGCCAAGGGCAGGAAGGGGAACGCGGGACCTCGGGGACCCAAAGGTGCCGTG GGCGAAATCGGGTGCGACCGGCGAGGCGCCCCAGGGAGACAGGGAGCGAAG GGTGTTCGGGGGCTGCCGGGGTTCCCGGGGGTGCAG GGCCAACGGGGCGAGCGAGGAGCCCGCGGGGACAAGGGCAGGCGAGGGCTGCCTGGGCGCATG GGAGAGCCTGGGAGCAAAGGAGAAACCGGCAGCCACGGCAGCCTGGGACCACCGGGGGTGATG ggcCCCAAGGGCTCTCCGGGCGTCCCCCCCTCCACG ccctgcgAGCTGAAGGCTTTCATCCGCCAGCGCTGCG CCTCCAGCTCGCTCTCCTGCCCCCTTTTCCCCAcggagctggtgctggtgctggagaCCTCGTCCACGGTGCCTCCGCCTCTCTTCTCCCGCatgaaggagctgctggccctgctgctgagcGACCTCCACGTCTCCCCGGCCGGCTGCCCGGCGGGGGCTCGCGTGGCCGTGCTGTCCTACGCGGCCTCCCCCAGCTACCTGCTGCGTTTCGGGGAGGCGCAGAGCGGGGCCGCGCTGCTGGGGCGCCTCCGCCGCCTCTCGCCCAGCCGCTCGTCCCAGCGGGGCCGCCTGGCCTCTGCCATGCGTTTCGTGGGGCTCCACACCCTCAAAAGGGTCCGGCGGGCCGTGCTGGGCAGGAAGGTGGCCCTTTTTGTCACCAGCGGTCGCAACCAGGCTCTGGAGGGCGTCGGGGAGGTCGCCCTGCAGTACGAGGCGCTGGGCATCGTGCCCGTGGTGCTCACCTTCAGCCCGCTGCCCGAGGTGGTGCGAGCTTTCCAG gTGAACAGCCTCTTCcaggtgctccagctctccaCGACAGATCCGGACAGGGAcacggagctgctgcagcaaaccCTGCTGCCCTGCGTGCTCTGCTTCG ACCTCTGCCACCCCGAAAGCTGCCCTGCAGCCGTGCCGCCCCGCAACCCTCTGCGCCTGGACGCCGACCTGGCCCTGGTGGTGGACAACGCGGCGCTGCCGGCGCGGAGCCTGGAGGCCGTGGCAGAGCTTTTTGGCAACCTCTTAGGGCGCCTGCAGCCGGCGCAGCGGGGTGCCCGCGTCACCCTGGTGCTGACCGGCCCCACCGCCCCCcagcagggtttgggggagGTCGATTTGGGGTTGCAGAGCCCCCGGGAGCAGCTCCGGGAGCGCCTCCGCCTCGCGCTGGTGCCCAGGGTGGCCGCGGTGGCACCCGGTGGCGCGGTGGCGTGGGCGCTCCGGCACGTCTTCCCGGGGGGCACCCGTGGCCGTCTCCGCGTCCTCTTTGTGGTGGGGACGGGGAACGGGGTGCTGTGGGACGGGGAGGCGAGGCAGGCGCTGGTGCCCTTCTCCCGCTGCAGGGATTTTGGGGTCTTGGTGCTGTCCCTGGGTCGGAACGGGACGGAGAGGCCGGAGGCGGCGGTGCCGGAGGTGCTGGCGGGGTGGCGGCACCACGAGCTGCGCCTGGGCTCGGTGCAGGGTCCTGAGATGGGGTACGCCGAGAGGATGGCACTGGGCTTCCTCCGGAGCCTTTGGG CGGAGAGCAGCcggcaccccagcaccccagggtgcccccagGGGCCGTCTCCCTCCGGTGCCAACACCACCGAGCCGTCCCCGGGGACCCCCGCGCA GACCCCCGAGAGCCTCTCCGTGCCCCTCAGGGGGCTGCCCACGgcatcccccagccccgggaAGGGCCGGAGGGCGGTGGTCGTGCCCGGGCTGTGCGCCCTGGATAAGGACCCCGGCACCGCCTGCGCCGATTTCTCGCTGCGCTGGTACCACCGGAGGGACACGGGGACCTGCGAGCGCTTCTGGtacgggggctgcgggggcaaCGCCAACCGTTTCGGCACCCAGAAGGACTGCGTCCACACCTGCGTGGGCACCG GTCCCCGTGGAGCCGGAGAGGGGAACGCGACGCGGG CCGCCTGCCTGGAGGCTCGGGACGCGGGGCCGTGCCGCTCCTACTCGCCCAAGTGGTTCTTCGAGGAGCCCGGGCGCTGCTCCCTCTTCTGGtacgggggctgcggggggagccGCAACCGCTTCGAGAGCCGGGAGCAGTGCGAGGCCCTCTGCGTGGCCCCGGgtgccggggggagccgggaccccctccccaaaaactCCTCCTCCTGCGCTCCCGGCTGCTGA